One Methanosarcinales archaeon genomic window, TGCCAAAAAACGTTAACAAGCCCCGTATCCTTCAAGTACGGGGTATAGTGACTTTAGTATGTAGTTAAAGTAACCATGCCAACATAAAAATGGATGAAATTAAAATGAAAGTTTGGATAAAGGCTCTATTGGTACTTGTTATAGTGATATTTACGATAAAAGTATCAGCGTATGCGGCATCCGGAACATGGCAACCGGCATTCGCCATGGAAGCTGGGAGTATGAAGCCAAATATGGATATAGGCGATGTGATTTTGATACAATCGCCCAATCGCACAAATATCATAACCTGTGAAGATGGTGAGACGCTTAATTACAAATCGTTTCATGACTATGGTGATGTAATCATATATCATCCATATGGTAGTTTCCATAGAACACCCATACTGCATAGGGCCATGTACTGGGTGGAAGAAGGCGAGCCCATGTGGGCCAATGGGTCTCCTGCACCTCATGCTGGATATATTACCAAAGGAGATAATAATAGAGCAATTGATCAAGCGGCTTCTATCAGCACACTTCAACCTGTTAAACAAGAATGGATTATAGGCGTGGCGAGGGTAAGGATCCCTTACATGGGGTATTTATTATCGGGTATAGTTGGAACACTTCTTATATATGCTGTGATATATGCGACTATTGTGGGATATTTACTTAGAAGGAAAAGGATATTTTTAAATCCGAAATAACCACCCAAGGATGCCCCCGAATTCATTCGGGGGTGGCACGGACGGGGCTCACATGCCCTCAACCTCATGCTCGAAGGAAGCGATAGGAGGAAAAAACTTCCTTCAAAACTTAAAAATAGGCGCTCATGCCTTTTCATGGCTATTTTGAATATCGGAGGCTCTCGCGTCCCACGATCTTATGTTGTTACCGTTGTCTTCTGAACTTGTGCAAACATATAAAAAGTTGATAATTAAATTTAGAAAGGGGTAAGACCATGATAAAAATCGAAGAGCCAGTAAAATTAGCAATTGTCTCAGCCGTTCTTACGATGGCGGTGACAATATTTTTTAAGAATATAGTACACAAACCACAAGATGTTGTATCTTTGTCTTCAATTCCATTATATCTTTTTATCGGATATATAATAGGAACGTATGGTGCTGCTAAAGTATGGGTAGGTACGACGCTATTTATCACACTTGCAATGGCTGCATTTTACGTTCTTTTAGGGTTTTTCATTTGCTTCCCTGCGCCTGTATTGAAAACTAAAATCATCGAACCAATGTAAATATCAATGGTATGAGCATCATCCTGATGCCTTCGGACCTCTGGTCTGGAGTCCTTCACTGAAGGGTGGTATCGTACTGTATACCGAGGTCGTGGTAGGTCGAAAGACTTAATGGAGAAGAAAAGAAAAAGAGATATGTGATAATCAACACTCGTCTGAAAGAACATATAGATATGCAAAGTTCTGAGACAACATTAGATAGGTAGGATATGCGAAGTAAATTCAGATATAACATTATGAGACATTCCTTTAATAGGATGAAACAGATAGGTGTTAAACAATGGTAGTTCGGTTCATTCTTACTGACTATGTAAACTCGCTAATGGCACATGCTGTTTACGACAAATTGGATGATGGCACATATGCCGGGCGAATTCTACAATGTAAAGGGGTGATTGCATTTGGAATAACTTTGCATGAATGCGAAGATGAACTCCACTCCACTCTTGAAGAGTGGATTTTATTAGGTCTTAAGCTAGGCCATCCATTACCAGTGATTGCAGAGATCGATCTGAATAAGGTGCCTGCATATGAGCCAGTGGAAGCCATGTAAGCGACGAGATTTTAT contains:
- a CDS encoding type II toxin-antitoxin system HicB family antitoxin; this encodes MVVRFILTDYVNSLMAHAVYDKLDDGTYAGRILQCKGVIAFGITLHECEDELHSTLEEWILLGLKLGHPLPVIAEIDLNKVPAYEPVEAM
- a CDS encoding S26 family signal peptidase; translation: MKVWIKALLVLVIVIFTIKVSAYAASGTWQPAFAMEAGSMKPNMDIGDVILIQSPNRTNIITCEDGETLNYKSFHDYGDVIIYHPYGSFHRTPILHRAMYWVEEGEPMWANGSPAPHAGYITKGDNNRAIDQAASISTLQPVKQEWIIGVARVRIPYMGYLLSGIVGTLLIYAVIYATIVGYLLRRKRIFLNPK